In Candidatus Angelobacter sp., a single window of DNA contains:
- a CDS encoding F0F1 ATP synthase subunit delta, with protein MKISKQARRDAKTLFTACKVNGLLDETRVRQTVSAVITQKPRGYVGILSHFQRLVKLDIERRTARVESAAQLSESLIASVRASLAQRYGQGLDVSFTVNPTLVGGLRVKVSSDVFDGSVRARLNALAETM; from the coding sequence ATGAAGATTTCCAAACAGGCCCGGCGCGACGCGAAGACGCTGTTCACCGCCTGCAAGGTCAACGGTTTGCTCGACGAAACCCGCGTCCGCCAGACCGTAAGCGCGGTCATCACTCAAAAACCGCGTGGCTATGTGGGAATTCTTTCGCACTTCCAGCGGCTCGTGAAGCTCGACATCGAGAGACGCACGGCGCGCGTTGAGAGCGCAGCGCAGTTGAGTGAGTCCCTCATCGCTTCAGTCAGGGCGAGCCTTGCGCAACGCTACGGGCAGGGTCTGGATGTGAGTTTCACGGTGAACCCGACGCTGGTTGGCGGGTTGCGCGTGAAGGTGAGCAGTGACGTTTTTGATGGCAGTGTGCGGGCGCGGTTGAATGCGCTTGCCGAGACCATGTAG
- the atpF gene encoding F0F1 ATP synthase subunit B: MSHSILLADIGSDLARTAKGTAETFGLDLPHFVAQVISFSIVAFLLYKFAYKPILDVLEQRRQRIAEGLANAEKIKQELANAQTKAQEILNQASTQANRLIEEARGAAAKVLEVESQKAVATANDIITKARQASEAELARMKAELRREVGRLVVATAAKVTGNILTPEQQSRLAEDTASQLANN; the protein is encoded by the coding sequence ATGAGTCATTCAATTCTGCTTGCGGACATCGGGAGCGATCTCGCCCGGACGGCGAAAGGCACGGCCGAAACATTCGGTTTGGATCTGCCGCATTTCGTTGCGCAGGTGATCAGTTTCAGCATCGTAGCCTTCTTGCTCTACAAGTTCGCCTACAAACCCATCCTCGATGTGCTCGAGCAGCGCAGGCAGCGCATCGCCGAGGGCCTGGCCAACGCGGAGAAGATCAAACAAGAGCTGGCCAATGCGCAAACCAAAGCGCAGGAGATTTTGAATCAGGCCAGCACGCAGGCCAACAGGCTGATCGAGGAAGCCCGGGGAGCGGCGGCGAAGGTCCTGGAGGTAGAATCGCAGAAGGCCGTTGCCACGGCGAACGACATTATCACCAAGGCGCGCCAGGCGAGCGAAGCGGAACTGGCCCGCATGAAGGCGGAACTCCGCCGGGAAGTGGGACGCCTGGTGGTTGCGACCGCCGCAAAGGTCACCGGAAACATTTTGACGCCGGAACAGCAAAGCCGTCTGGCGGAAGACACGGCGTCGCAACTGGCAAACAATTGA